The nucleotide sequence ctccacatccatatcaggttccgggACGGGAGGGTTGATGTGTGCCTGCTGActcattggtggggaaaaccaaTGAGGGataggatcaactaacacccgacgcacaaccacatccaaacattgcagttggctcttcatagccgatctcacatagttcttccactgatccgcacaatcAATTATgatcattcgcctgaggatgttgggaggagaacctaggtgcagtacaccctcaactgcaatgccatcatctccaagacaatgcagctcctcccaagcccttgcaaccatctcactaaatgaaggcctatcattgaatagcatatgcacgctttgcatgtcaacaaactcaacatatttaTAGCAATcgtattcaacggtgcctccatgctATATGGTCACTAGgctgtccatctagttcaaacacataacgaaacacatgtccttttgTCCAAATTaaacgatagatagtacctaacaagtactttctaactacaaactaaataaataagataataactacatacatagatacaatgtactaactaaatagctagatcctatttagttaactaaatatgtaactacctatCTGAGTAGCTATCTAACtgtatctatgtacctatgtatctatgtttctatctatctaaatATCTATCttactagatcactaactaaatcaattacccgagtcatcacattaactagtaaataacaaatgccaaaactactacactacaattaaagctaactaagtacgcacattgcaaattcataatttttacctgtcCGACGACAGAGACACGGACGTCGATGGAGTCACAGCGGACGTCGGGTGTGGGTCGGGCCGATGAGCCGGGCCGGCGGTGGCAAGGGCGGGCACTGCAGGTGCCGGGGCCGGGCGGGGGCATGGTTGAGGAAGGCGGTGGCGCGCGGCGAGGCCGGctcggcgggcgcgggcggcatGGCGGGCGCGCCCTAGGTCGGCGGTGGCGGCCAACACGGTCACGGTCACGGCACCAGCGTGACAGGGCGCGGACGGCACGTCGGGCGAGCCACGGGCACGGGGACCGGCGCGGCGGTCTGGCgggggtgcggggggcggtgCGGCCTCGGGTGGCGGCGCGACGCGGGAggctggcgcgggcgcggggcgcgGCGAAGGAGAGGGCACGTGGGTGTGGGCTGCGGCGGCGGTTCTCTGCTCGGGGAAGGAAaagcgacagagagagggggAGAGGAAGCGAGGAAGATTAGGGCCCATACGTAAGAtaggctcggcgccagtcaccctggTGCCATGCTTGGCACCAAGATCTAcgacgccgagcttggcgccagagtgactggcggcGAGCTTCCTGCTATGTCACCGTCACGTTGGTTTCGAGCCTAGGAGCTCGACGTGGCGCCGATCTAATGGTCGAGATTTTAAAATCTTTCCTCCAGGAACatgtttatgattttttttcaaaaaaatagctaaaaaaataaaaaatttggccGCACGGCGCACCAGCTTTGATCTTCGCTGGAGTGGCCCGGCCAGATATTTCTCTGGCCCTTTGGAAGTCGGAACCAACACCAGCGTGCGCTGAAGTCAGAAAAGAGCGGGCGCTTTTGATCCCCATATCACACTTTCGTGCGAAAAAAACTTCTCTGCAACGCTTTGATCCACCTGGCGTCGCGTTCCTATCCTATTGGCCCGCCAATCCTGTCACCCTGACGTGACCAAGTCACTTTGACGCGTCGATCGGTTAGTAGCACCGGCTTGCCGGTAACAACAGGTCGTAATTAGTTACACGGTGACGGCGTTATATAAGGTAGTCACCCAGCTAGCCTTAAGCTTCGTCGCTAGATATTTCGGCCAGCAGCGGCACCACATTCTCCACTCTCCAGCGGCAGGGCAAGAACAAGCGGAGATCCAACACCCTCGGCCGGCCGTTGTACGTGCGTGCCGATCCATCCGATGGACGATCTGGCGGCGCTGGCGCGCGCCGAGGGGTGGACGGAGGAGCGGCACGCGGCGTTCCTGGACCGCATGGAGCTCTCCTTCGTCCAGCAGGTGCTCGGCGGCAGCGACGTGCGCCAGACGTCCCGTAGGCTCGGCCGCCGGCCGGCGCCGCAGGCCGAAGGCGAGCGCGGCCAGGTCCCGGCCCCGCTCCCGCTCGACCGGCCACTTCCCGACAGCGCCGTGGAGTCCAACCGGTCGGGGCCGGCCGCGGCACGGCGACGCGAGGCAAACGACGCGCGCCGCCGGCCCGTCGATCCAGCTGCAGGTTGGTGAAGCAGAAGCTGAAGCCTGTCGCAGGCGCTTGCCTTTGGTATTGTGCAAGGTGGAAAATGTACGCGTCTAGTCACTTGTTTCCGTGCATAAGTAGCGCGTTTGACTGCAGATCTGTATATATGATCACGGGCGTGCTGATGAGTTTTGTGAATTGTGATATGAGACAGAGAGTCCGAGATATATGAGCATGTTATGACCTTAGCTTTGTCATGCACGCGCCTTTTGGATTGCGAGAAACACGAACCAATTGGATCGTGATCAACATAGATAGCGTCGGCGACGTGGGCATCAACACGCCTTCTGAACAGTTGGTTGCAAGCCCTGACCTGTTTTGTCATCTGAAACAGGAAGTGTTTCCGTCTTGCGCCAATGTTGTTCTTCTAATCAGCGTGATGCTAACTGTCTAGCAGCTTGACTTGTTAGCTGTTTGCTACGATTTCAGTGTACGGATCTTGCATTCTTGCCTAAATAATTCAAAGATAAATGGATTTATAAAATGTGGATGCCTCCTTTATTTTAGATCAATCTGAATTCAGCTACTGGCATCTTTCCTGTTTGCTTGATTTTTAGGTTTTTGACAAACTCCTGAAC is from Miscanthus floridulus cultivar M001 chromosome 7, ASM1932011v1, whole genome shotgun sequence and encodes:
- the LOC136463985 gene encoding uncharacterized protein, yielding MDDLAALARAEGWTEERHAAFLDRMELSFVQQVLGGSDVRQTSRRLGRRPAPQAEGERGQVPAPLPLDRPLPDSAVESNRSGPAAARRREANDARRRPVDPAAGW